GCGATCTGCTCGAGCGGGAAGGTGCGGGCCACGGTCACCCGCAGCCGTCCCTGCTCGACCAGGTCGGCGAGCGCGTCGAGGCCGTCGCGGTCCGGGCGCACGAAGACGTAGTGGCCGCCGAAGCCCGCCACGACGTCGGCGTCGGTGACCGTCGCGATCCGCGCGGGGTCCTTCACCTGCGCCGGGGCGTCGGCCAGCGCGTCGCCGCCGACGAGGTCGAGGACCGCGTCGACCGGACCGCCGTGCCCGGCGAGCTGCTCGCTCACCGGTCCGGCCGTGTGGTCGAGGAGCACGGAGGCACCGAGGCTGCGGACCAGGTCGTGGTGGCGCGCGGACGCCGTGCCGATGACCTCGGCGCCGAGCGCGACGGCGATCTGGACGGCGAGCTGGCCGACGCCGCCGGACGCGGCGTGCACGAGCACCCTGTCGCCCGGTCCGACCTCGAGGGCCTCGGTGAGCGCCTGGTACGCGGTCAGCCCGGCGAGCGGCACGGACGCGGCCTCCTCGAAGGAGAGGCCCTCCGGCTTCAGTGCGACGGTGCGCTCCGGGGCGGGCACCAGCTCGGCGGCGGTGCCGGCGTGCACGTCGTCGCGCCGGACGTAGCCCCAGACCTCGTCACCGACCCGCAGCCCGGTGCGGACCGCCGGGCCCACGGCCTCGACGACGCCG
Above is a genomic segment from Nocardioides okcheonensis containing:
- a CDS encoding NADP-dependent oxidoreductase, with the translated sequence MRAASYDRFGGPEVLTVGERPDPPVGPDTVLVRVRATSVNPVDWKVREGYLQGAFPHHLPIIPGWDVAGVVEAVGPAVRTGLRVGDEVWGYVRRDDVHAGTAAELVPAPERTVALKPEGLSFEEAASVPLAGLTAYQALTEALEVGPGDRVLVHAASGGVGQLAVQIAVALGAEVIGTASARHHDLVRSLGASVLLDHTAGPVSEQLAGHGGPVDAVLDLVGGDALADAPAQVKDPARIATVTDADVVAGFGGHYVFVRPDRDGLDALADLVEQGRLRVTVARTFPLEQIADAHRLSEEGSPGGKIAITV